ccgaattgccgccgcagatcgcgatcgcagcttttgtttgtttgtttgtttgggctgcttggggcagccaaaaccctggagccggccctggttgcacaCATACTaaatgggaaaggactgcctaggaagtaatactgcagaaagggatctgagggtcatagtggattccaAGATAAATGCGTGTTAGTGTAAcactgcgggggtggggagagaaaagcaaaaatcattctgagatgtatcagcaggagtgttttaagcaagacatgagaagtaattcttccaatcTACTCCGTTCTGAtacggcctcaactggagtattgtgtccagttctgggcaccacatttcaggaaagatgtggacaaattagagaaagtccagaggagagcaagaaaaatgattaaaggtctagaaaacatgacctaggagggaagattgaaagaactgAGTTTGTTTCGTgttgagaagagaagacagaggaaacatgataacagttttcaagtacataaaaggttgttacaaggaggagcgagaagaattgttcttgttaaccttggaggataggacaagaagcaatgggctttaactgcagcaagggaggtttaggttggacattttgAAAAACTTCCAGTCAGGGTGGTAAAGCAAAGGAACAAATTGTTtaaccaatgatggagattccacagcctccgtAGGCAAACCccagtcaggaatggtctagttattgtgtagtcctgccatgagtgcagaggattGGATTACGTGACCTACTGAGATCCCTTCCggtcctacacttctgtgattcttGGACAAGGGGTCTGCCCCTATAAGAACTCCCCACCACCAGGAAATCAGTAGTTGCCAAGGGCCAGAGTGGGGATGCTCTGTCTCCCTAAGGGTGACCCCCAAGAAAGGCCTAGGTTAAGAGTCAAGAAAGGCACACACTTTTACACTTCTGTATCCTCTTTTGGGCAGAGACACTAAGTTGGGAGGGAAGAGGTAgctatgctggagggtagggatagggtccagagtgacctagacaaattggaggattgggccaaaagaaatctgatgaggtttcacaaggacaagtgcagagtcctgcacttaggacggaagaatcccatgcactgctacaggctggggaccgactggctaagcagcaggtctgcagaaaaggacctggggattacagtggatgagaagctggatatgagtcaacagtgtgcccttgttgccaagaaggctaacggcatattgggctgcattagtagaagcattgacAGCAGATtgaggaagtgattattcctctctattcgacactggtgaggctacacctggagtactgtgtccagttttgggccctccactacagaaaggatgtggaaaaattggagagagtcagcggagggtaacaaaaattattagtgggctggggcacaggacttatgaggagaggctgagggaactgggattgtttagtctgcagaaaagaagaatgaggggggatttgatagctgctttcaactacctgaagggggattccaaagaggatggatctagttctcagtggtagcagatgacagaacaaggagcaatggtctcaagttgcagtgagggaggtctaggttggatattaggaaaaactatttcactaggagggtggtgaagcactggaatgggttacctagggaggtggtagaatctccgtccttggaggtttttaaggcccggcttgacaaagccctggctgggatgatttagttgctgttggtcctgctttgagcagggggttggactagatgacctcttgaggtctcttccaaccctaatattctaggattctctctccctcctgactaggGTTTTCCAaggttgcacagttccctgcctgcactgtgaattccccagcaagtctACCTAAGTAGGCCAGCATTTATTTTGCTCTCTCCCCAAAAACTATGAACAGTGTAATTACCCAGTTATAAAAAAGTTACCACACAGTCCTTTATAAGTAAGCTCATTTATTGTTAATGTGATAGCATTagagaaaacacaaaaacaataaaagttcccatatgcatgctaataagcttaccagaagtCATCCATGAGTGTGACATGGCCTTTGTAGGCCAAAAttcttccaacccttcccaggaAGGTTTGGGGCCCCCCTTGGTCAGAATGTCCTTTCCATTTGCTGATCAGGAAGATCGTACTGAGCCTGAGTTTTAACTGACTATTTagccaaaagtcctttcttttttggtctctggagaatccagacTGAACCAATATATATGAGCCTCTCCAGGAGGTgatacaacctgagtgaattggCCTAATCgcctccccatacacacactgtCTTTGTTCTGGGGGACTGCAGTCACCTTCTCTCATGGAATTACAGACATCTGGCCTGCAATGATACATATacttaatacagtaagatctcccaaTGATACTGCAGGAAACTGCCATACCTTTCACAATGTGATCCTCTTGTAGTCAGACTTACATACACATAAGGGACAACAGGTAGCATTTTGAGTTTCCATCTTTTCTGCATGTGAAATCACAGTCTCATTGCCGGAAGGAGGTGGTTTAGCTCTGAATTCCTGATTCTCACTCAcgtctcttctctctccctgtcccGCCCCCCACAGACAAACTTTACTGGCCTCATGGAACAGGAGAATCAGACACAGGTGACAGAGTTCATCTTTCTGGGCTTCTCCAGCCTTCTCCATGGCCAGGccttcctcttcctggtgttCCTGGCGATCTACCTCGTCACCCTGGTGGGGAATTCCATGATATTCACCCTCATCCAGCTGGATTCCCATCTTCACAGCCCCATGTACTTTTTACTCAGCCACTTATCCTGCTTGGATATTTGCTTCTCGTCAGTCACAGTCCCCAAGATCCTGGTGAACTTCCTGCGTGAGCAGGAGACCATCTCCTACTGTGAGTGCATGGCCCAGATGTTTTTCCTGATGTCATGCGCGGGAGCCGAGTGCGCGCTCCTAGCCGTCATGGCCTATGACCGGTACGCAGCCATCTGCAACCCCCTGCGCTACACTGACATCATGAGCCGGAGGGTGTGCGTCCCACTCGCCATGGGGTCCTGGCTCTGGGGTCTTCTGGACTCAGCCATACACACCTTCATGGCCTCCAGCTTATCCTTCTGTGGCGCCAACCAGCTTCACCACATCTTCTGTGatgtccctcccctgctgaaGATCGCCTGCAGTGACACCTATGTCAATGAGGTCACACTCCATCTGGCTAGTATCTTCATGGGCCTGAGCCCATTTCTGCTCATCGTCATCTCCTACCTCTACATCCTGGTAGCCATCCTCAGGATCCGCTCCAACACAGGAAGGCGcaaggccttctccacctgcGCCGCACACCTGATCGTGGTCACCATATACTTTGGGATGGCCAACCTCAACTACAATCGCCCCAGCGCAGGCTACTCCATGGGGGTGGACACCCTGGTGTCCACGCTGTACTGCATCGTCACCCCCATGCTGAACCCACTCATCTACAGCCTGCGCAACCAGGAAGTGAAGGGGGCCCTGAGGAAGGCTctagggagccagaggagggaataTGCTTCCCCAGGCAGGCAGTGAGGTCCAGGCTGAGGTGAGAGCTGGGGGCTGACTCCTGCTCTGCTCTGACTGTAATGGCTCCTCCTCACACTTCCAagggaaatgttttattttatatttatgttaAAGAAAACCTCTTTTCTTTAGAATAAGTTAGCTGCTCCTTGAGATGCAGTCTGGGGTGCAGGATTTATGTCTCTGTCATCTGCCTGGCACAGTGGGCTTCAGTCCCTGGTGGGGCCCATACACACTGctgcaataataaataatcatcttCCCTGCTGTTTGACTCTTCTTTCTGCTGTTTGCTGAGGCCTGGGTTTGTGGGTTACGCAGCACCAGCCCACGGATCCAATCTCCACTGAAATTCAGCTCCGCCAGCTGAGTCTAGCCTTCACTCTGCTCTCCAACCAAGAAGTGGGAGCTCTGCAGAATTGTGCACAGCCGCATTGGTAGAATTTACCAGTTTTGCTGAAGTTGTCTCCCTTTGGGATCCTTGTGTTCCTGGAGGCTCCCTGCTGCTCTCCAGGGCCCCAGCCGACACAAGAGATGTGTGGGGCTCACACAGCTGGCCTACATTCCTAATGCCCACTTCCTAACTGCTCATAAAGCAACAAACATGCTGCCTACCATTAGAGCCCACCAATAGTTCTATCCCTTTCTAATGGCCAGCGCTGTAACCCAGGGCTGCATCCCTTTGCCAGGCTGGTCAGGCAGGATCTGCTCTTCGGAGTGGATAAGATTTGTTCAGATGAAGTGCAGTGGAAGGACTCACCCATTATCCTGGGAACCAGGATGGGGAAAGTTTCGCCACGTTCCAAGTAACTGCAAAGACCTGGTTGTGATCCCACCTCTCACCCCACGTTAAGTCAAATGACTAACTGGATCAAGAGAAACCGATAAGAATACAACGACGACAAAAGCATCAGAGTGCGTCCATGTTAAAAGCTAGAGCCCAATCCTATGCCAGTCTCACTGACCTGGCCTGGAAATTCTTACGTACAACTGGATGAGAAGAGAAGAAAGTGGAGGAGCCCCTGACAAGACAGACTAGAGGGCGGAGCCCTGGCCAGTAGGCCCTACAGGCCAATGCCTAGTTGCCTCCAGCAGACAAAAGACTAGAAGGGGCATCTAGACACGCGTCCTGAGGAGCCTGGTTAGCCCTGTTACCCTCAACTGGGCTGCCCTAGGGGCTGAGCTAGGAATGGCTGTGTTCATTCTTGATTGAAATGGACTAAAAGGTATTCGCAGCCATGCCTTTCTTCCAGCCCCACTAAAGGATCTTTTAATTTCAGCCATGTGTGTGAGTTCTTACTAGGATCCACCAGGTGCTCCAGTCTATAAGGCCTCCCAAGAGGCAGGCTGGTCTTGTGGTGCGGGCCCAAGTCCCTGGTatgtgactcaggagacctgagtgcAATTCCAACCtatgccactgactcactatgtgGCCTAGGCcaagtcactttctctctcaaTGCCTTAGTCCCCCAACAGTAACATAGGGATAGTACTCACCTACTTCTCAGGGGTATGTGCGGCATACATTAATGGATTTAGCAAGGTGGTCAGATACTATAGCAATGGGAGGAATACCACCTAGACAGCTCCAGGTACACCAGGTGCTGAGTATCTGAGAAGGCTGGGTGTACCCCAGCACTCTGACGCCATCAGGCAGCACAaaattacatagaatcatagaaatgtaggactggaagggacctcaataggtcatctagtccagtcccctgcattgatGCAGGACTAAGTGTTTTAGACCATCTCTGTCAGGtattttgtctaacctgttcttagaaatctccagtgatggagattccacaacctccctaggtaatttgctCCAGTGCTtagctgccctgacagttaggaagttttccccaaTGTTTAACCTAAATCTTCTTTGCCACAACacaagcccattacttcttgtcctgtcctcagtgattaaggagaacaatttatcaccctcctctttataacagccttttatgaACTTGAAGatttatgtcccccctcagtcttttcttccccagactaaacaaacccaattttttaaatctttcattgTAGGTCACATTTAtagacctttaaacatttttgttgctctcctctggactttctccagtttgcccacatctttcctgtcgcacccagagctggacacaatactccagctgaggcttgaTCAGAactgagtagagcggaagaattacttctccttgcttgcttataacactcctgctaatacatgtgCTCTAGCAGTGCATTTCCTTACTAACATGGATGATTCTAAGATACAGACACCAGAATTTCTCTCCCCATGTTAGTTTCCATGACAATCAAGCATGATAACATCACTGCAAGATGCAGCAGGAGTAGAATCTGTGTTGAGGTTTTGCCTAAATAGCCCCTCTCTGAGGTGTGGCTTAAACCTCCTTCCTTCTCACCCAGATGATTAGTATCAGCAGTATTTGGAGTTGCTTCACTCTCTCTCCTCACTTCAGTTGGGTCCTACGTTC
The DNA window shown above is from Trachemys scripta elegans isolate TJP31775 chromosome 1, CAS_Tse_1.0, whole genome shotgun sequence and carries:
- the LOC117889371 gene encoding olfactory receptor 5V1-like, which produces MEQENQTQVTEFIFLGFSSLLHGQAFLFLVFLAIYLVTLVGNSMIFTLIQLDSHLHSPMYFLLSHLSCLDICFSSVTVPKILVNFLREQETISYCECMAQMFFLMSCAGAECALLAVMAYDRYAAICNPLRYTDIMSRRVCVPLAMGSWLWGLLDSAIHTFMASSLSFCGANQLHHIFCDVPPLLKIACSDTYVNEVTLHLASIFMGLSPFLLIVISYLYILVAILRIRSNTGRRKAFSTCAAHLIVVTIYFGMANLNYNRPSAGYSMGVDTLVSTLYCIVTPMLNPLIYSLRNQEVKGALRKALGSQRREYASPGRQ